Genomic window (Acidobacteriota bacterium):
TGTTCGAGGAACCGATCACTTTTCGCGAGACCTACAAGACGGTGAAAGGCCGCATTCCGGGCTTGATCGCGGCTTCGACGATCATCACGGTCGTTCTTGGAATGTTCGGGTTGTTTCTTTTCTACGTCGCGCTCATTTTGGTCTTTCTGGCGATCGCCGTGACGTTCGCGGCTTTCAGTTTTTCACCTTTTCTGACGACGATCGTCTCGATTGCATTATCGATCGTCCTTATCGGTCTGACGCTTTGGGTCTTTTTTCTTCTCGCGTCGCGCTTCGCATATGTGCCGCAAGTGATGCTCGTTGAAGGCCAGCCGCTGATGTCGGCCATCGGCCGGAGCGCGTCGCTTGCAAGCGGAAACGTCAAACGGCTCGCCGGACTCGTGATCTTTACGCTGCTTGCGATCTACTCGGCGCTGGCGTTGTTGTACGTTCCGCTCGGCTGGTACGCGTGGGTAAACGGCGTCGAGATCTTGCGCTTTGCGGTCGATCCGGACGCGGTTCCGGCGTGGTACGAGATCGCCAATCAGTTCATCTGGCAAGCGAGTATGATCTTGCTTTTGCCGGTCTGGATGATCGGTCTGTGTTTGCTTTACGTTGATGAACGCGTCCGCCACGAAGGCTACGACATTGAATTGATGGCGGCCCGCCGGCTCGGCGAGATCCCGGCGGTTCCGGAGGATTTCGTGAATCCCCTGCAGCCGGCGCTCGCTCACGGCATTGTCACGAATCCGGAATACACGCCGGAAAGGAAATCGTCTTTTACGACTCTCGGTCTGAAATGAAGTTCGTCCTTTCATCGCTGGTCCTTTTGATCGCTGCCGCTTCGGCGTTCGGCGGGACGCTGACCGATTACAGGAACGCGATCGGCGATGCGCGAATCAAGATCGATAAACTTATCGTGATGGCCGAAGATGGCGTGGACGAAGTGTCTCTCCGCGGACATCAAGCCGAAATTCGGGATCTGTTTGCAAAGCCCGAATCCAAACTCAGGCGCATCGACTTTGACGGAACGAGCGTCGAGATCGACAACCGTTGGGTACTCGAAAAACTCGCGCAGATCGAACAGTCTCCGGCGAAGCGGATCGACGTTCTCAACGAGATCGACGAAAGACTCGCCGCGGTCGTTGGGAAGATCGGCGAGCTCGAGAGTTCCGTCGCCGGCGGCAATTCAAAAGACGCCGACAAACAGAAGCTCGCCGAAATCCTCAAGCGCATCGAGTTTCAGAAGCCTGAACCGCCGAAAGAAAGCTGGCTCGACCGCATCCGCAAGGCGATCGATCGCTGGCTCAACGACAATTTTCCGGAAATGCAGGTGCCCGAGGGCGCAAGTGAAG
Coding sequences:
- a CDS encoding DUF4129 domain-containing protein gives rise to the protein MKFVLSSLVLLIAAASAFGGTLTDYRNAIGDARIKIDKLIVMAEDGVDEVSLRGHQAEIRDLFAKPESKLRRIDFDGTSVEIDNRWVLEKLAQIEQSPAKRIDVLNEIDERLAAVVGKIGELESSVAGGNSKDADKQKLAEILKRIEFQKPEPPKESWLDRIRKAIDRWLNDNFPEMQVPEGASEGMRSTSLVLQILLYAVIIGAVGFMLYKFAPFLASKLRRFEREEKEDRVILGERIAGNEDAGTLFGEAERLAREGNLRGAVRKGYVALLCDLSDRKLIGLARHKTNRDYLRDVRKHAPLHQNMNGMTNSFERHWYGFEEVTPVEWEEFRNGYKRTIETAKQ